In Bactrocera oleae isolate idBacOlea1 chromosome 3, idBacOlea1, whole genome shotgun sequence, a genomic segment contains:
- the RtcB gene encoding RNA-splicing ligase RtcB homolog, which yields MVVRPYNEELKYLEKISDCCWRIKREFQPNMKVEGCFYVNSRLERLMLEELKNSCRPGAVGGFLPGVKQIANVAALPGIVGRSIGLPDIHSGYGFAIGNMAAFDMLDPTSIVSPGGVGFDINCGVRLLRTNLFEKDVQPVKEQLAQSLFDHIPVGVGSKGIIPMNAHDMEEALEMGMDWSLREGYVWAEDKEHCEEYGRMLNADPSKVSLRAKKRGLPQLGTLGAGNHYAEIQIVDEIYDKWSASKMGIEEKGQVCVMIHSGSRGFGHQVATDALVQMEKAMKRDQIETNDRQLACARINSQEGQDYLKAMAAAANFAWVNRSSMTFLTRQSFAKMFNTTPDDLDMHVIYDVSHNIAKVENHIVDGKEKQLLVHRKGSTRAFPPHHPLIPVDYQLTGQPVLVGGTMGTCSYVLTGTEKGMHETFGSTCHGAGRALSRAKSRRNLDYKDVLEKLDQMGIAIRVASPKLVMEEAPESYKDVTDVVDTCHMAGISKKCIKLRPIAVIKG from the exons ATGGTTGTTAGGCCTTATAACGAAGAATTGAAATACCTCGAGAAGATAAGCGATTGCTGCTGGAGGATAAAAAGAGAATTTCAGCCCAATATGAAAGTGGAGGGGTGTTTCTATGTAAACAGCCGGTTAGAACGGCTCATGCTAGAAGAGCTTAAAAACTCATGTAGACCGGGAGCAGTCGGAGGTTTTTTGCCAGGAGTAAAACAAATTGCTAATGTGGCTGCTTTGCCAGGCATTGTGGGACGATCTATAGGGCTCCCGGATATTCATTCTGGTTATGG GTTTGCTATTGGAAATATGGCCGCATTTGATATGCTCGATCCCACATCAATA gTAAGCCCTGGAGGAGTTGGTTTTGATATCAATTGCGGTGTACGTTTACTGCGTACAAATCTCTTTGAAAAAGATGTTCAACCTGTTAAAGAGCAATTGGCGCAATCTCTTTTTGACCATATTCCAGTTGGAGTTGGTTCTAAAGGTATAATCCCAATGAATGCTCATGACATGGAAGAAGCTCTTGAAATGGGCATGGATTGGTCTCTTCGTGAAGGATATGTGTGGGCTGAAGACAAAGAGCACTGTGAAGAATATGGTCGTATGTTAAATGCGGATCCATCAAAAGTAAGTTTGCGTGCAAAAAAGCGTGGTCTTCCACAATTGGGAACATTAGGAGCAGGTAATCACTATGCAGAAATTCAAATTGTTGATGAAATTTATGACAAATGGAGTGCTAGTAAAATGGGAATTGAAGAAAAAGGTCAAGTATGCGTTATGATACATTCTGGCAGTCGGGGATTTGGACATCAAGTTGCTACTGATGCTTTGGTTCAAATGGAGAAAGCCATGAAGAGAGATCAAATTGAAACAAATGACCGGCAATTAGCATGTGCTCGCATAAATTCACAAGAAGGTCAGGATTATTTAAAAGCCATGGCAGCTGCCGCAAATTTCGCTTGGGTTAATCGAAGCTCGATGACTTTTCTTACGCGGCAGTCTTTTGCCAAAATGTTCAACACAACTCCTGATGATCTTGATATGCACGTGATTTATGATGTGTCCCATAATATTGCAAAAGTAGAAAACCACATCGTCGACGGCAAGGAAAAACAGTTGCTGGTGCATAGAAAG GGATCAACACGGGCTTTTCCACCACATCATCCTCTTATACCAGTGGATTATCAATTGACTGGCCAACCTGTTTTAGTAGGCGGTACAATGGGCACATGCAGTTACGTGTTAACTGGAACCGAGAAAGGGATGCATGAAACTTTTGGCTCTACATGTCATGGAGCA GGACGCGCTTTATCCCGTGCTAAGTCACGACGGAACTTAGATTATAAAGACGTTCTTGAAAAATTGGACCAGATGGGTATTGCTATACGTGTGGCATCACCAAAACTTGTTATGGAAGAAGCGCCAGAATCTTACAAAGATGTTACTGATGTCGTTGATACATGTCATATGGCAGGAAttagtaaaaaatgtataaaattacgTCCAATTGCTGTAATTAAAGGATGA